The following proteins are co-located in the Candidatus Bathyarchaeota archaeon genome:
- a CDS encoding ATP-grasp domain-containing protein, producing the protein MSKVLVTDASKREALAIIRSLGKKGIEVTAADSTCFNIGFLSRYCKHRVLYSPPEKSKTKFVRSMLELVKRKRFDLLIPVTDFTVMPVSEHKEDFEKYVRVATPKYETILKAFDKALTMQIATEHNIPHPKTFIIEDKKCIRKVAEEINYPAVIKPRMRVVWASDQAITLKVTHRNYAYDEFDLVAKYSEIATMLEKLGASSYLPMVQEYVAGEGYGVEVLMHNSEPRAMFMHRRIREYPISGGASTLRESITDEKLGNLGVKLLKAMRWNGVAMVEFKVDKLNCEPKLMEVNGRFWGSLALAIAAGVDFPYLLYQIAVKGEQVKLPSYRDKVKQRWLIPGDILWLVSSILSAKDKFGSIENFIKTFTIPDDIIALNDPAPTFGAIVGMLRDCVDVIAGRRTMEGEIVPAKSSLQT; encoded by the coding sequence TTGTCCAAAGTCTTAGTTACTGACGCTTCTAAAAGAGAGGCATTAGCTATCATAAGGTCACTGGGGAAGAAAGGAATAGAGGTAACGGCGGCCGATAGCACATGCTTCAACATAGGCTTTCTTTCGAGATACTGCAAACATAGGGTACTGTATTCACCGCCTGAAAAGAGCAAAACGAAGTTTGTTAGGTCAATGTTGGAGTTAGTGAAGAGGAAAAGATTCGACTTACTAATTCCTGTAACCGACTTTACAGTTATGCCTGTCTCTGAGCATAAAGAAGACTTTGAAAAATACGTGAGAGTTGCAACCCCAAAGTATGAAACAATATTAAAAGCATTTGATAAAGCGCTGACGATGCAAATAGCGACTGAGCATAACATACCGCATCCTAAGACGTTCATTATTGAAGATAAAAAATGCATCAGAAAAGTAGCTGAAGAGATTAACTACCCTGCAGTCATCAAGCCTAGAATGAGAGTGGTGTGGGCAAGCGATCAGGCGATTACGTTAAAGGTTACACATCGAAATTATGCTTATGATGAATTCGATTTGGTGGCCAAGTATTCCGAGATCGCAACAATGCTTGAAAAATTAGGAGCCAGTAGCTACTTGCCTATGGTGCAAGAGTATGTTGCAGGAGAAGGCTACGGTGTTGAGGTTTTGATGCACAACTCAGAGCCAAGGGCGATGTTTATGCACAGAAGGATTAGGGAATATCCAATATCAGGTGGAGCCAGCACTCTGAGGGAAAGTATAACAGATGAGAAACTCGGGAATTTGGGGGTCAAGTTGCTGAAAGCAATGAGATGGAACGGTGTGGCTATGGTTGAGTTCAAAGTCGACAAATTGAATTGCGAGCCGAAACTAATGGAGGTCAACGGTAGGTTCTGGGGTTCCTTGGCCCTTGCAATAGCCGCTGGAGTAGATTTCCCATATCTACTTTATCAAATTGCAGTGAAAGGAGAGCAGGTAAAACTGCCTAGTTACAGGGACAAAGTAAAGCAAAGATGGCTGATACCGGGTGACATACTCTGGCTAGTCTCTTCAATACTCTCTGCTAAGGACAAGTTTGGTTCAATTGAAAACTTCATAAAGACCTTCACTATACCTGATGATATAATAGCGTTGAACGATCCAGCACCAACTTTTGGAGCCATCGTGGGTATGCTGAGAGATTGCGTTGACGTTATAGCAGGTCGTCGTACTATGGAAGGAGAAATAGTCCCTGCGAAGAGTTCGCTCCAAACATAA
- a CDS encoding PHP domain-containing protein gives MIEADFHIHSKYSQDSFLSPRSIIKMAKRKGLSAIAVTDHETVKGAMETIREARISSDLLIVSGIEVRTNIGDLIGLFVEEDIATRDFYEVIDEVRDQDGLVVLSHPSRGHKNMSKQMMLEIDIVEALNGRSSGAKNLEAKKLALSLNKPVVGGSDAHFSFEIGSIRTIFFSSVTSLEDLRKLVVSGERKLIGRESPAIVHGFSFGVEIIKRVIG, from the coding sequence ATGATTGAAGCCGATTTTCATATCCATTCAAAGTATTCACAAGATTCATTTCTTAGCCCGCGATCAATCATAAAAATGGCAAAAAGAAAGGGATTATCCGCAATAGCAGTGACCGATCACGAGACAGTCAAGGGCGCAATGGAAACAATAAGAGAAGCCCGCATTTCGAGTGATCTTCTCATCGTTTCAGGGATTGAAGTAAGAACAAACATTGGTGATCTTATCGGTTTATTCGTAGAGGAAGATATAGCAACAAGAGACTTCTATGAGGTAATTGACGAAGTCAGGGATCAGGACGGGTTAGTAGTTTTGTCCCATCCCTCTAGAGGCCATAAAAACATGTCAAAGCAGATGATGCTTGAGATCGATATAGTTGAGGCATTGAACGGAAGGAGTTCAGGTGCAAAGAACCTAGAAGCGAAAAAGTTGGCACTTTCACTCAATAAGCCTGTAGTTGGGGGCAGTGATGCACACTTCTCATTTGAAATAGGATCCATCAGAACGATCTTTTTTAGTTCAGTCACGAGCCTAGAGGACTTGAGAAAGTTGGTTGTCAGTGGCGAAAGAAAGTTAATTGGTAGAGAATCCCCAGCTATTGTACATGGGTTCAGCTTCGGTGTAGAGATCATCAAACGAGTTATTGGTTGA
- a CDS encoding glycosyltransferase — translation MIILWLIFFILSFGAVGFIYVLMRKVASRPWRIKIDESYKPKVSILVPTYNESSVIRFKLENLNKLEYPKDLTQIIIVDSNSKDQTINIVNNFVKQHPETNIQIVTERERKGKSAALNFALKKCEGDIVIVSDADCFWPSDILDKALPFLADPNVGAISGPKILLNSGQSWVTKTEDAYMSSHNQIKLGESKVHSTVFFEGGFSAYKKAVLESFDPYNTGSDDSGTIIKIVEKNLRAILVPEAEFFTTFPVTWRGKIGIKTRRANQLVRVFAKYAVLLLRKRIKNSKRVIFQNVFIYLFSPTMFILLLGTTILLFVNFPYFGLIFLALLVPKVRYYLFEVIQSYFVLFLTIFSIALGKKTVFWDKPEDRALFTEDMLRKRMLI, via the coding sequence TTGATCATTCTATGGTTGATATTTTTCATTCTCTCATTTGGTGCTGTAGGTTTCATCTATGTTTTAATGAGAAAGGTGGCATCGAGACCTTGGCGAATAAAGATTGACGAAAGTTACAAGCCGAAAGTGTCGATATTGGTTCCTACTTATAATGAATCAAGTGTCATCCGTTTTAAACTCGAGAATTTGAATAAGCTAGAATATCCAAAAGATTTGACACAGATAATTATCGTGGATAGCAACTCCAAGGATCAAACGATCAATATCGTAAATAATTTTGTTAAGCAACATCCAGAGACCAATATTCAAATTGTGACGGAGCGTGAGAGAAAGGGAAAATCCGCAGCTTTGAATTTTGCTTTGAAAAAGTGTGAAGGAGACATTGTAATAGTCTCGGACGCTGATTGTTTTTGGCCATCCGATATTTTAGACAAAGCGCTGCCTTTTCTAGCTGACCCAAATGTGGGGGCAATCTCTGGACCGAAGATTCTATTGAATTCCGGGCAGTCATGGGTGACGAAAACTGAAGATGCCTATATGAGCTCACACAACCAGATAAAACTTGGCGAATCGAAAGTTCACTCAACGGTCTTCTTTGAAGGCGGTTTCAGTGCCTACAAAAAAGCAGTTCTCGAGTCTTTTGATCCCTACAATACGGGTTCTGACGATTCTGGCACAATAATTAAGATCGTCGAGAAGAACCTTAGAGCTATACTTGTTCCTGAAGCAGAGTTTTTTACAACGTTCCCTGTGACTTGGAGGGGAAAAATTGGCATAAAGACAAGAAGAGCTAATCAGCTTGTGCGAGTCTTCGCCAAGTACGCTGTCTTGCTTCTTAGAAAACGCATCAAAAATTCGAAGAGAGTAATATTTCAGAACGTATTCATTTATCTCTTCAGTCCAACAATGTTTATTTTGCTTTTGGGAACAACAATCCTCTTGTTCGTGAACTTTCCGTATTTTGGATTGATTTTCCTAGCTCTTTTAGTCCCTAAAGTGAGATACTACTTGTTTGAGGTCATCCAGAGCTATTTCGTGCTTTTCCTCACCATTTTCTCGATAGCCTTGGGAAAGAAAACTGTATTTTGGGACAAACCCGAGGATAGAGCCTTGTTCACAGAAGACATGCTTCGTAAACGCATGCTTATCTAG
- a CDS encoding DUF362 domain-containing protein codes for MGDVVGLVRAQSSEEIKNSIGKALDLINFKPKGPVKAVDIKANLCYYWHAATGYTTDPRIVAGIIDCVRERHGADTYIRVVEADATAMRTKHAFLMLGYEKLAKEKNVELFNLSKDEKSQEKVRVNGHEIAFQIPQSLLKSDLFINVPKLKIMRDTKITCALKNVFGCIASPRKIVYHPILSEAIVGINKILHPHLTIVDGLVALGRFPIKLGLIMVSTDPFSIDWIASQIMGYNPSEIKFLKIAMKEKLGNLDGIMTRGENIIAFKKIFPKENFFSSKRWWNVQLGLFKLYSKVVKDVVPPMLEKDMKS; via the coding sequence ATGGGCGATGTCGTCGGTCTAGTTCGCGCACAAAGTTCAGAAGAAATAAAAAACTCTATTGGAAAGGCATTAGACCTCATAAATTTTAAGCCAAAGGGTCCTGTGAAAGCTGTTGACATCAAGGCGAACTTGTGTTATTATTGGCATGCCGCTACAGGATATACCACTGATCCTCGAATTGTTGCTGGGATCATCGATTGTGTTCGCGAAAGGCACGGCGCAGACACGTACATTCGAGTTGTTGAAGCTGATGCCACGGCAATGCGAACAAAGCATGCTTTCTTAATGCTTGGGTATGAAAAGTTGGCGAAGGAAAAGAACGTCGAACTCTTTAATCTTTCCAAAGATGAGAAAAGCCAAGAAAAGGTTCGCGTAAACGGACATGAAATCGCCTTTCAAATTCCTCAATCACTCTTGAAATCTGACCTTTTCATTAACGTACCAAAATTGAAAATAATGCGAGATACCAAAATTACATGTGCACTCAAGAATGTTTTTGGTTGCATTGCTTCTCCAAGAAAAATAGTTTATCATCCCATCTTAAGTGAGGCTATCGTAGGCATAAACAAAATACTGCACCCACATCTTACAATAGTCGACGGACTTGTAGCACTTGGTCGCTTTCCCATTAAACTAGGACTAATTATGGTCAGCACAGATCCGTTCTCAATCGATTGGATTGCATCTCAAATAATGGGATACAACCCATCAGAAATCAAATTCTTAAAAATTGCAATGAAGGAAAAACTTGGAAATTTAGACGGCATTATGACACGTGGGGAGAACATAATTGCTTTTAAGAAAATCTTTCCTAAAGAAAATTTCTTTTCCTCAAAGCGTTGGTGGAATGTTCAACTAGGATTGTTTAAGTTATATAGCAAGGTTGTTAAGGATGTTGTTCCCCCTATGCTTGAAAAAGACATGAAGAGCTAA
- a CDS encoding Gfo/Idh/MocA family oxidoreductase, with protein sequence MLKVGVVGLGHMGRLHMMNCRHIEGIKITAAADRSKMALNKAKSVGVKNLYTDYHDLLNDSSNMDAVIISLPNFLHFDSIRLALEAGFDVFVEKPMANTVEECQKIVKLVEKSGKKFMTGHCMRFIDATEKMKAIADKGQIGDLQVVTIEQILSGPFAHGAVPTPVPEWWFDPKKAGGGVLLDLGYHLIDLFCFFTGEYPEILFSCFDHKFNLPMEDGAILILRSSESDVKGIINVGWYQKSVFPEYNFRMILHGNAGYISSDDLVPRNIYLHAIKEGTKNLLRKVVGKKIKPLSYSYYFEAYYKELQHFFDCIINDSNPSVSPIDGLKTIQLIEEAYKNHDKNQFALKEA encoded by the coding sequence ATGTTAAAAGTAGGGGTAGTTGGTCTCGGGCATATGGGTAGGCTCCACATGATGAATTGTCGGCACATTGAGGGCATCAAAATAACTGCTGCAGCTGACCGATCAAAAATGGCGTTGAATAAGGCAAAATCCGTTGGTGTTAAAAATCTTTACACTGATTACCATGATTTGTTAAATGATTCCTCTAATATGGATGCAGTCATCATATCCTTGCCTAACTTTTTGCACTTTGACAGTATCCGATTAGCGTTAGAAGCCGGGTTCGATGTCTTTGTAGAAAAGCCGATGGCTAATACGGTGGAAGAATGCCAAAAAATCGTAAAGTTGGTGGAGAAGAGCGGCAAGAAATTTATGACTGGTCATTGTATGCGGTTTATCGATGCGACTGAAAAGATGAAAGCTATCGCAGATAAGGGTCAGATTGGGGATTTACAAGTTGTCACCATTGAGCAAATACTTAGCGGACCTTTTGCTCACGGAGCAGTTCCTACACCAGTGCCTGAATGGTGGTTTGACCCAAAGAAAGCTGGAGGAGGCGTCTTACTAGATCTGGGTTATCATCTGATCGACTTGTTCTGTTTCTTCACGGGGGAATACCCTGAGATATTATTTTCTTGCTTTGATCACAAGTTTAATCTTCCAATGGAGGATGGTGCAATCCTAATACTACGTTCTTCTGAATCCGATGTTAAAGGAATAATCAATGTTGGCTGGTACCAAAAATCCGTATTTCCTGAATATAACTTCCGAATGATTCTTCATGGTAACGCTGGGTACATTTCTAGTGACGATCTTGTGCCAAGGAACATTTATCTTCATGCCATTAAGGAAGGGACGAAGAATCTTTTGCGAAAAGTTGTCGGGAAAAAGATAAAGCCTTTATCGTATTCTTATTATTTCGAAGCATACTATAAAGAATTACAGCATTTTTTTGATTGCATAATTAACGATTCAAATCCGTCTGTTTCACCGATTGACGGATTAAAGACTATTCAACTCATTGAAGAAGCATACAAAAATCATGATAAAAATCAGTTTGCGCTGAAGGAAGCATAG
- a CDS encoding PIG-L family deacetylase: MNNKEKIIVFAPHPDDETWGCGGTIAKRISEGYEVTIVVITDGRYAFSKVLGINSDPTPDELKEIRKEEVKRATRILGVPEEKLVFLDFEDGKLERNEMEAQEKVIEILRENPASVEVYFPYERDYHLDHRVTNRIVRKSIKKLGLHAMIYQYSIAQKYGRIGPLIDIFLNLFRHNMIRVDISEFLPLKEAAVKEFKSEISIISSRQKRPLVDKIGKLLKNEEIFYIDK; the protein is encoded by the coding sequence TTGAATAATAAGGAAAAAATAATAGTATTTGCTCCTCACCCGGATGACGAAACATGGGGCTGCGGCGGAACAATAGCCAAGAGAATAAGTGAAGGATACGAAGTTACTATAGTTGTCATAACCGATGGCAGATATGCATTTTCCAAAGTGTTGGGTATAAACTCAGATCCCACACCTGACGAGTTAAAGGAAATTAGAAAAGAGGAGGTGAAAAGAGCGACAAGAATCTTGGGCGTGCCAGAAGAAAAATTGGTGTTTCTGGATTTTGAGGACGGGAAGCTTGAAAGAAATGAGATGGAAGCTCAAGAAAAGGTTATTGAAATATTAAGAGAAAATCCTGCTTCTGTAGAAGTCTATTTCCCTTACGAAAGAGATTATCATTTAGATCATCGTGTAACAAATCGCATAGTAAGAAAATCGATTAAGAAATTAGGTCTTCATGCAATGATATATCAATACTCAATTGCACAAAAGTATGGGCGGATCGGCCCACTGATAGATATTTTTCTTAATCTTTTTAGACACAACATGATTCGGGTTGATATTTCTGAGTTTCTGCCTTTGAAGGAGGCAGCAGTAAAAGAATTCAAGAGCGAGATATCGATTATATCGAGCAGACAAAAAAGACCTCTTGTGGATAAGATTGGAAAACTTCTGAAAAATGAAGAGATATTCTACATCGACAAGTAA
- a CDS encoding peptidoglycan bridge formation glycyltransferase FemA/FemB family protein: MLEYSVIENPPAEMWQSFLNRFHEGNFEQCFEYGEIAEIAFPRSKAVRLAVSCNGKIVGTVQGTYSRYFGFGMNLGVMHGPIVDTKSEKGLQFVEALLKELEGYGKRNRIIHAHVSVSEAWQLQEVFHRMGYTSVGRSNEYVVNLEKGTDELWRSITHNKRRNIKKARKEGVEVIQSRNHEDLLTFYSMLEAAEKRGGFSSYPLSWFEAVWKIYDPKLSRVFLARWKGEDVSGVFTVIHGKTVYALAAGSFRGGWKVRPNDVMHWKIMEWASKNGYTKYQMGIVSEPPPTEGSSAWGIWRWKREWNGRLEKIRIFDKMFLPRYKLILKTKRLIEQGYTSLRRLK; the protein is encoded by the coding sequence ATGCTTGAATATTCGGTTATTGAAAATCCGCCGGCTGAAATGTGGCAATCCTTCTTAAACAGGTTTCACGAAGGAAACTTTGAACAGTGTTTTGAGTATGGCGAAATAGCTGAAATAGCATTTCCAAGGTCGAAAGCTGTTAGGCTAGCGGTTTCATGTAATGGGAAAATTGTTGGAACAGTTCAAGGAACTTATTCACGCTATTTCGGGTTTGGTATGAACCTTGGAGTAATGCATGGACCAATAGTAGACACGAAAAGCGAGAAAGGTTTGCAGTTTGTTGAAGCTCTCTTGAAAGAACTTGAGGGCTATGGAAAAAGAAACCGTATAATCCATGCACATGTATCAGTGTCTGAGGCTTGGCAACTGCAGGAAGTATTTCATAGAATGGGCTACACTTCAGTTGGTAGATCTAACGAGTACGTTGTGAATCTTGAAAAAGGGACAGATGAGCTCTGGAGGAGCATTACTCACAATAAGAGGAGAAATATAAAAAAAGCCAGAAAGGAAGGAGTTGAAGTCATTCAATCACGCAACCATGAAGATCTGCTGACTTTTTATTCGATGCTTGAAGCCGCCGAAAAAAGGGGAGGTTTTTCAAGTTATCCTCTTTCGTGGTTTGAGGCTGTCTGGAAAATATATGATCCAAAGCTATCAAGGGTTTTTTTGGCGCGCTGGAAGGGTGAGGACGTTTCTGGAGTCTTCACAGTAATTCATGGGAAAACTGTTTACGCGTTGGCAGCGGGTTCATTTAGAGGAGGGTGGAAAGTGAGACCAAACGATGTAATGCATTGGAAAATTATGGAATGGGCTTCCAAAAATGGCTATACAAAATATCAGATGGGAATAGTTTCTGAGCCGCCTCCAACTGAAGGGTCAAGTGCTTGGGGGATTTGGAGATGGAAACGAGAGTGGAATGGAAGACTGGAAAAAATCCGAATATTCGACAAAATGTTCTTGCCAAGATACAAACTCATACTCAAAACCAAAAGACTGATTGAACAAGGTTACACAAGCCTTAGAAGATTAAAATAA
- a CDS encoding GNAT family N-acetyltransferase: MLKVDELNDFSEFEGLAGVWNQVLQKSKDNDVFSTWEWLWCWWKHFGKGRTLRILTAQEKDEIFGIAPLMLSEYSFLRLGKLHKIEFIGTPHSDYNNFILFKKPGECLKLFLDRLMKFSDWNLLELREIRDGSTSAIALQLLCNNEASNLELRLSTLCPYINLPNSVKIFTNRLSRNMKKNLRKRMRKLEREYEVEVKTQRDFDSVKEAMEVFFELHQKRWRAKGELGAFVSEAFRNFHLELADILDKKGWLGLHFLTANGEPVAAIYSFDYNGKKYGYLTGFDPEFERYGVGNLLKMHVVEYCIKNGFGEYDLTRDFEPYKADWATGVRKSFVVRMVCKGWFAKMYAWAMQNSSSRFLISKLGGHLTIKQS, from the coding sequence ATGCTTAAAGTGGATGAACTGAACGATTTCAGCGAGTTCGAGGGTTTAGCAGGCGTTTGGAACCAGGTTTTGCAGAAGTCAAAGGATAACGACGTTTTTTCAACTTGGGAGTGGCTATGGTGTTGGTGGAAACACTTCGGGAAAGGAAGAACCCTAAGAATATTAACTGCACAAGAGAAAGATGAAATATTTGGCATCGCTCCACTCATGCTTTCGGAATATAGTTTTTTACGTTTAGGTAAGCTTCATAAGATAGAATTTATTGGAACTCCCCACTCTGATTACAACAACTTTATTCTTTTCAAGAAACCGGGCGAGTGTCTGAAGCTTTTTCTAGACCGTTTAATGAAGTTTTCCGATTGGAATTTGCTTGAGTTAAGAGAGATCCGGGATGGAAGCACTTCTGCCATTGCTCTACAACTATTGTGCAACAATGAAGCTTCAAACTTAGAGTTAAGATTAAGCACTCTGTGTCCTTACATTAATTTACCAAACTCCGTCAAAATTTTTACAAATCGCCTAAGCCGAAACATGAAAAAGAATCTGCGCAAAAGAATGCGAAAACTTGAAAGGGAATATGAGGTTGAGGTTAAAACCCAACGTGATTTCGATTCGGTTAAAGAGGCTATGGAGGTATTTTTTGAATTACACCAGAAAAGGTGGAGGGCAAAGGGGGAGCTAGGTGCATTTGTCTCTGAAGCGTTCCGTAATTTTCATCTCGAATTGGCTGACATCTTAGACAAGAAAGGTTGGCTGGGTCTGCATTTCTTGACTGCAAACGGTGAACCCGTAGCAGCTATTTACTCTTTTGATTATAATGGGAAGAAATATGGGTATTTAACGGGGTTTGACCCTGAATTTGAGCGTTATGGAGTTGGAAATCTGTTGAAAATGCATGTTGTTGAGTATTGCATTAAGAATGGTTTTGGAGAGTACGATTTGACTAGGGATTTTGAACCTTACAAGGCGGATTGGGCTACAGGAGTTAGAAAAAGCTTTGTTGTGAGAATGGTTTGTAAAGGTTGGTTTGCGAAAATGTATGCTTGGGCTATGCAAAACAGTTCTTCACGGTTTCTCATTAGCAAACTCGGGGGACACTTAACCATCAAACAAAGTTAA
- a CDS encoding class I SAM-dependent methyltransferase, with product MKDKNCVDDVEVKKANVRHHDVEAEIFEHAHPEGSSIYERSKVLKSIAFIAENSDVRDLCVDVGCGTGFVTSFELPLYTTLVAMDISRRMLEVAWKRHGHFKSLNLVRCDAEHLPLKSEIADLVSVSSVLHHLPKPFNSMTEISRVLKEGGFLYVTREPNFQRLRRFFDFFDHMIVQKFVKVLRRLPLFRSELYREPNVVVDGLDYAKVDVHYSTGFHVGQLAEFLRYRSFKPIFAYSYHWIYPDSDRGLLQQLLTKSNFVIEKIPLSRKFGRYVSVIARKLEKQM from the coding sequence TTGAAGGACAAAAATTGTGTTGACGATGTGGAAGTGAAAAAAGCCAACGTTCGCCATCATGATGTTGAAGCGGAAATTTTTGAACATGCACATCCTGAAGGTTCAAGCATTTATGAGAGATCTAAGGTTTTGAAAAGTATTGCATTTATAGCTGAAAATTCGGATGTTAGGGATCTGTGTGTTGATGTTGGCTGTGGAACAGGGTTTGTCACCAGTTTTGAATTACCGCTTTACACGACCCTTGTTGCCATGGACATTTCGAGACGAATGCTTGAAGTTGCTTGGAAAAGACATGGCCACTTTAAGTCACTGAATCTGGTACGTTGCGACGCGGAACATTTGCCTTTAAAAAGCGAAATCGCCGATTTAGTTTCTGTTTCCTCTGTCTTGCATCATTTGCCCAAACCTTTCAATTCGATGACAGAGATATCGCGTGTTCTAAAGGAAGGCGGTTTCTTGTACGTAACTCGTGAACCTAATTTTCAACGGTTAAGACGTTTCTTTGATTTTTTTGACCATATGATAGTTCAAAAATTTGTGAAGGTTTTACGACGGTTACCGCTTTTTAGGTCTGAGCTTTATCGTGAGCCTAATGTCGTTGTTGATGGGCTCGACTATGCCAAGGTTGATGTACATTACTCAACGGGTTTTCATGTGGGGCAGTTGGCTGAGTTTTTGCGTTATAGATCGTTTAAGCCAATCTTTGCTTATTCTTATCATTGGATTTATCCTGATTCTGATAGGGGTTTGCTGCAGCAATTGTTGACGAAAAGCAACTTTGTTATCGAAAAAATTCCACTGTCTAGAAAGTTTGGTAGGTATGTAAGTGTTATTGCAAGAAAACTCGAAAAGCAGATGTAG
- the hisC gene encoding histidinol-phosphate transaminase translates to MRTKGNLDWLEKKLGVARSFDGSLLKYVGASPKVEELADELKMDVSEVLKLDSNENFFVDNDFLHGIASEVLKEIDLRLYDSRVIVGVKEALGEYLGVKPECITVSSGSEQLIDLIAHLFLEKGDNAVVAVPSFFIYEKRVKLKGATLFAVPLKADLSLDVEAILDKVNSRTRLVFICSPNNPTANQFEWDQVEAVADGCSSLIVLDEAYAEFADYSAASSAVSKDNIVVLRTFSKAFALAGLRFGYAVSNEDLASFLSEVMPYTVNTFTAKFVSKMLSCVDVIEASAGKVKEERERLVEGFRAIDGIEVFESKTNFVTFKPMKGAERIYSELLKKGIIVKNLGNLPVIGHCLRVTVGLPGMNDRFLKTLSEILDMAS, encoded by the coding sequence ATGAGAACTAAAGGAAATCTTGATTGGCTGGAGAAAAAACTTGGAGTTGCCCGTTCTTTCGACGGTTCGCTTCTGAAATATGTTGGGGCGTCTCCTAAGGTGGAGGAGTTGGCTGATGAACTTAAGATGGATGTTTCTGAGGTTTTAAAACTTGACTCGAACGAAAATTTCTTCGTTGACAACGATTTCTTACATGGAATTGCTTCAGAGGTTCTCAAAGAAATTGATTTGAGGCTTTATGATTCGCGGGTTATTGTCGGGGTTAAAGAGGCGTTAGGAGAATATTTGGGAGTAAAGCCTGAATGCATAACAGTGAGCAGTGGAAGTGAGCAACTCATTGATCTTATTGCTCATTTGTTTTTGGAAAAGGGAGATAATGCGGTTGTAGCTGTTCCGAGCTTTTTCATATATGAGAAGAGGGTGAAGTTAAAGGGTGCAACTCTTTTTGCTGTTCCTCTTAAGGCTGATCTTTCTTTAGATGTGGAGGCGATACTTGATAAGGTGAATTCAAGGACGAGGCTTGTTTTCATTTGTTCTCCTAACAATCCTACTGCAAACCAGTTTGAATGGGACCAGGTAGAGGCTGTTGCTGATGGTTGTTCATCGCTAATCGTGTTGGATGAGGCTTATGCAGAGTTTGCGGATTATTCTGCGGCTTCGTCAGCCGTGTCTAAGGATAACATAGTGGTTTTGAGGACGTTTTCGAAGGCTTTCGCGCTTGCTGGATTAAGGTTTGGATACGCTGTGTCTAATGAAGATTTAGCTTCGTTTCTCTCGGAAGTTATGCCATATACTGTGAATACGTTTACAGCGAAATTTGTTTCAAAAATGCTGAGTTGCGTGGATGTCATTGAAGCTTCTGCAGGTAAGGTTAAGGAAGAACGGGAAAGGCTGGTTGAAGGTTTTAGAGCCATAGATGGAATAGAGGTGTTTGAGTCGAAAACTAATTTTGTCACGTTTAAGCCTATGAAAGGTGCAGAACGAATCTATTCTGAGTTGCTTAAAAAGGGCATAATAGTCAAGAATCTCGGCAATTTGCCAGTAATCGGCCATTGCCTAAGAGTAACTGTTGGGCTTCCGGGTATGAATGACCGATTCTTGAAGACATTATCAGAAATTTTGGACATGGCAAGTTAG
- a CDS encoding DUF1616 domain-containing protein codes for MEEHRVVFVVVTGVLVLLVASPALSRLLVLPRTEFFTELWLLDSNNRAEDYPFNVTVSEEYNVFLGIGNRLGYAAYYKVAVKFRNQTQLAPTSFGPVGNRTPSSLPALFNITAFVEDEGVWELPLTFSFDYGYNETLSRIAFYGLMLNDVTLDMRGYAIAWNSTNNEFRGFLFFELWIYDRAIGNFQYHERFVSLRLNMTGS; via the coding sequence TTGGAGGAGCATCGGGTTGTTTTTGTTGTTGTTACTGGTGTTTTGGTGTTGCTTGTAGCTTCGCCTGCACTTAGCAGATTGTTGGTTCTTCCGCGTACTGAGTTCTTTACTGAGCTTTGGCTTCTGGACTCTAATAATAGAGCTGAGGATTATCCTTTCAACGTGACAGTTAGCGAGGAGTATAATGTTTTCTTGGGGATAGGGAATCGTTTAGGGTATGCTGCGTACTATAAGGTTGCGGTGAAGTTTCGCAATCAAACGCAGTTAGCTCCAACAAGTTTTGGACCAGTTGGTAATCGCACTCCGAGCAGTTTGCCAGCGCTTTTCAACATTACTGCTTTTGTTGAGGATGAAGGTGTTTGGGAGTTGCCTTTGACGTTTTCTTTTGATTATGGGTATAATGAAACGCTTTCGCGGATTGCGTTTTATGGTTTGATGTTAAACGATGTTACGTTGGATATGAGGGGCTACGCAATAGCTTGGAATTCGACGAATAATGAGTTTCGTGGCTTCTTGTTTTTTGAACTTTGGATCTATGACAGGGCAATTGGCAACTTTCAGTATCATGAGCGTTTCGTTAGTTTGCGGCTGAACATGACTGGTTCCTAG